In the Nerophis lumbriciformis linkage group LG18, RoL_Nlum_v2.1, whole genome shotgun sequence genome, agcccgaagaggcaacgtgggtcccccctccaatgggctcaccacccatagcaggggccatagaggtcgggtgcaatgtgagctgggcggtagccgaaggcagggcacttggcggtccgatcctcggctacagaagctagctcttgggacgtggaacgtcacctcgctgggggggaaggagcctgagctagtgcgcgaggtagagaagttccggttggatatagtcggactcacctcgacgcacagcaagggctctggaaccagttctctcgagaggggctggactctcttccactctggcgttgccagcagtgagaggcgacgggttggggtggcaattcttgttgccccccggctcagagcctgtacgttggagttcaacccggtggacgagagggtagcttccctccgccttcgggtggggggacgggtcctgactgttgtttgcgcttacgcgccaagcagcagctcagagtacccaccctttttggattcactcgagggagtacttgagagtgctcccccgggtgattccctcgttctactgggggacttcaacgctcatattggcaacgacagtgaaacctggagaggcgtgattgggaagaatggccgcccggatctgaacccaagtggtgttttgttattggacttttgtgcccgtcacggattgtccataacgaacaccatgttcaagcataagggtgtccatatgtgcacttggcaccaggacaccctaggccgcagttctatgatcgactttgtagttgtgtcatcggatttgcggcctcatgttttggacactcgggtgaagagaggggcggagctttctaccgatcaccacctggtggtgagttggctgcgatggtgggggaggatgccggacagacctggcaggcccaaacgcattgtgagggtttgctgggaacgtctggcagagtctcctgtcagagagagtttcaattcccacctccggaagaactttgaacatgtcacgagggaggtgctggacattgagtccgagtggaccatgttccgcacctctattgtcgaggcggctgattggagctgtggccgcaaggtagttggtgcctgtcgtggcggtaatcctagaacccgttggtggacaccggcggtgagggatgccgtcaagctgaagaaggagtcctatcgggttcttttggctcatgggactcctgaggcagcggacaggtaccgacaggccaagcggtgtgcggcttcagcggtcgcggaggcaaaaattcggacatgggaggagttcggggaagccatggaaaacgacttccggacggcttcgaagcgattctggaccaccatccgccgcctcaggaaggggaagcagtgcactaccaacaccgtgtatggtgcggatggtgttctgctgacctcgactgcggaagttgtggatcggtggagggaatacttcgaagacctccgcaatcccaccaacacgtcttcctatgaggaagcagtgcctggggaatctgtggtgggctctcctatttctggggctgaggttgctgaggtagttaaaaagctcctcggtggcaaggccccgggggtggatgagatccgcccggagttccttaaggctctggatgctgtagggctgtcttggttgacaagactctgcagcatcgcgtggacatcgggggcagtacctctggattggcagaccggggtggtggttcctctctttaaaaaggggaaccggagggtgtgttctaactatcgtgggatcacactcctcagccttcccggtaaggtctattcaggtgtactggagaggaggctacgccggatagtcgaacctcggattcaggaggaacagtgtggttttcgtcctggtcgtggaactgtggaccagctctatactctcggcagggtccttgagggtgcatgggagtttgcccaaccagtctacatgtgctttgtggacttggagaaggcattcgaccgtgtcccttgggaagtcctgtggggagtgctcagagagtatggggtttcggactgtctgattgtggcggtccgctccctgtatgatcagtgtcagagcttggttcgcattgctggcagtaagtcggacacgtttccggtgagggttggatccgccaaggctgccctttgtcaccgattctgttcataacttttatggacagaatttctaggcgcagtcaaggcgttgaggggatccggtttggtggctgcaggattaggtctctgctttgtgcagatgatttggtcctgatggcttcatctggccaggatcttcagctctcactggatcggttcgcagctgagtgtgaagcgactgggatgagaatcagcacctccaagtccgagtccatggttctcgcccggaaaagggtggcgtgccatctccgggttggggaggggatcttgccccaagtggaggagttcaagtacctcggagtcttgttcacgagtgagggaagagtggatcgtgagatcgacaggcggatcggtgcagcgtcttcagtaatgcggacgctgtatcgatccgttgtggtgaagaaggagctgagccggaaggcaaagctctcaatttaccggtcgatctacgttcccatcctcacctatggtcatgagctttgggttatgaccgaaaggacaagatcacgggtacaagcggccaaaatgagtttcctccgccgggtggcgggtctctcccttagagatagggtgagaagctctgtcatccggggggagctcaaagtaaagccgctgctcctccacattgagaggagccagatgaggtggttcgggcatctggtcaggatgccacccgagcgcctccctaaggaggtgtttagggcatgtccgaccggtaggaggccacgaggaagacccaggacacgttgggaagactatgtctcccggctggcctgggaacgcctcgggatctcccgggaggagctggacgaagtggctggggagagggaagtctgggcttccctgcttaggctgctgcccccgcgacccgacctcggataagcggaagaagatggatggatggatggatggtttttaatcttcattatttacttcaagttattacagtatgtctctatatacatattaatttatttatttttaatacattttggccaaaggggacgcatttcaatttcttacacacacttgttatttcatatgttggccagagggggagcacttttaaaagcgacacacagtcaatttgaaaaatccctcctttttgggaccaccctcatttagatagatgtcaccacaaatgagacgtatggaagatacgtttccttattcatgtctcaagaaggctagaaatacaacacacacacacacacttgtatttgttaccttcttgagacctgagaaaaatgcctacctctttaggaccagcctttctagatatataaagatgtgtatttacaacattaataatatatacatactatgcaaatataaaaaagcttgttgtgaaaaatgagttggaatttcacaagaaaaacgtagaattttgacggtgttataacaaaagtcgtcattttactcaacgcaagtcaaagtttcacaagaaaaactgaacatgtgtgcaatgtgatgataaaagttggaatttgactcaataacagtcgcagttttacgagaaaagcttaaaagtTCTGCAATTTTATGACAAGGGTCAtcgttttactcgacaaaagtcacaattttataagaaaactttcagttttggcaatactataattataatggggactttacttggcaaaatgatgacaaaagtcatcattttactaaaaaaaacatgtcactattttacaagaacaataaaaTAATTGGCAATGTTTTTATATGAATTTTATATgttaaatgtcaccattttacataaaaaaaagtaattttacgagaaaatattgcaatattacagaaacagaaagaatatgagaaaatgttcccaattctataagaaaaaagtcgacacattgtgagaaaaagactgctttagtgaatttttttgtgtgtaattggtttttaatcttcattatttacttcaagttattacagtatgtctctatatacatatttatttatttatttaatacattttggccaaaggggacgcatttaaatttcttacacacacttgttatttcatatgttggccagagggggagcacttttaaaagcgacacacaatcaatttgaaaaatccctcctttttgggaccaccctcattttgatagatgtcaccacaaatgaaacattgtctattagatgcaatgttattgggaccatgatttatgtcatcacttgttcacacctcctcatatggaagatacttttccttcttcaggtCCCAAGAAGAGTAGCAATACAaggacacacattcttgtatttgttatcttcttgagacctgagaaaaatgtctacctctttaggaccagcctttctagatatataaagatgtgtatttacaacattaataatatatacatactatgcaaatataaaaaagcttgttgtgaaaaatgagttggaatttcacaagaaaaaggtcacattttcacaagaaaaaggtcaaacttagaattttggcagtattataataaaagtcgtcattttattcaacgcaagtcaaagtttcacaagaaaaactgaacatttgtgcaatattgtgataaaagttggaattttactcaataacagtcgcaatttcacaagaaacgcttaaaagtttggcaactttatgaaaagagtcgtcattctactcgacaaaagtcacagttttataagaacactttaaatgttggcaatattataataatggactattacttggcaaaatgacgacaaaagtcataattttactcaaaaaaatgtcactgtttcacaagaacaacaaaataattggcaatattgtgataaaagtcagaatttgatatgacaaatatcaccattttgcattgagaagtaataattttacattaaaaaaaagtaatcattttatgagaaaatattgcaatattacagaaacaaagattatgagaaaatgttcccaattttataagaaaaaagtcgacacattgtgagaaaaagactgcttttaattcatttattttgttttgtttgtaactgttttttaatcttcattatttacttaaagttattacagtatgtctctatatacatatttatttattttattaattaattttggccaaagggggcgcatttccatttcttacccacacttgttatttcatatgttgaccagagggggagcacttttaaaagcgacacacagtcaatttgaaaaatccctcctttttgggaccaccctcattttgatagatgtcaccagcaggggtgcaaatgagatattgtctattagatgcaatgttattgggaccatgatttatgtcatcacttgtacatacagcaatgttaatatttgcttacatgtcctttggcaagtttacctgcaataaggcgcttttggtagccatccacaagcttctgcttgaatttttgaccactcctcttgacaaaattggtgcagttcagctaaatgtgttagttttctgacatggacttgtttcttcagcattgtccacacgtttaagtcaggactttgggaaggccattctaaaaccttaattctagcctgatttagccattcctttaccacttttgacgtgtgtttggggtcattgtcctgttagaacacgcaactgcacccaagacccaacctccgggctgatgattttagcttgtcctgaagaatttggaggtaatcctcctttttcattgtcccatttactctctgtaaagcaccagttccattggcagcaaaacaggcccagagcataatattaccaccaccatgcttgacggtagggatggtgttcctgggattaaaggcttcaccttttctcctccaaacatattgctgggtattgtggccaaacagctccatttttgtttcatctgacatcacaactttcctccagaaggttttatctttgtccttgTGATGTCAGAttgaaatatatgtatattatttacatatatatatacaaaccccgtttccatatgagttgggaaattgtgttagatgtaaatataaacggaatacaaagatttgcaaatcattttcaacccatattcagttgaatatgctacaaagacaacatatttgatgttcaaactgataaacattttttttatttgcaaataatcattaactttagaatttgatgccagcaacacgtgacaaagaagttgggaaaggtggcaataaatactgataaagttgaggaatgctcatcaaacacttatttggaacatcccacaggtgaacaggcaaattgggaacaggtgggtgccatgattgggtataaaagtagattccatgaaatgctcagtcattcacaaacaaggatggggcgagggtcaccactttgtcaacaaatgcttgagaaaattgttgaacagtttaagaaaaacctttctcaatcagaaattgcaaggaatttagggatttcaccatctacggtccgtaatatcatcaaagggttcagagaatctggagaaatcactgcacgtaagcagctaagcccgtgaccttcgatccctcaggctgtactgcatcaacaagcgacatcggtgtggaaaggatatcaacacatgggctcaggaacacttcagaaacccactgtcagtaactacagttggtcgctacatctgtaagtgcaagttaaaactctcctatgcaaggcgaaaacagtttatcaacaacatccagaaacgccgtcggcttcgctgggcctgagctcatctaagatggactgatacaaagtggaaaagtgttctgtggtctgacgagtccacatttcaaattgtttttggaaactgtggacgtcgtgtcctacggaccaaagagcaaaagaaccatccggactgttataggcagaaagttgaaaagccagcatgtgtggtggtatgggggtgtattattgcccaagacatgagtaacttacacatctgtgaaggcaccattaatgctgaaaggtacatacaggttttggagcaacacatgttgccatccaagaaatgttctcatggacgcccctgcttatttcagcaaaacaatgccaagcctcgtgttacaacagcatggcttcatagtaaaagagtgcaggtactagactggcctgcctgtagtccagacctgtctcccattgaaattgtgaaggctaaaatatcagaaggaagactgttgaacaacttaagctgtacatcaagcaagaatgggaaagaattccacctgagaagcttaaaaaatgtgtcccctcagttcccaaacgtttactgagtgttgttaaaaggaaaggccatgtaacacagtggtgaacatgccctttcccaactattttggcacgtgttgcagccatgaaattctaagttaattattatttggcaaaaaaaaaataaagtttatgagtttgaacatcaaatatgttgtctttgtagtgcattcaattgaatatgggttgaaatggatttgcaaatcattgtattccgtttatatttacatctaacacaatttcccaactcatatggaaacggggtttgtatatacatacatatatatatatatatatatatatatatctatatatctatatatatatatatatataatgttatatatatatatatatatatatatatatatatatatatatatatatatatatatatatatatatataatgttatatattatatgtatattttttttaattcaatttaactccctgcgatgaggtggcgacttgtccagggtgtaccccgccttccgcccgaatgcagctgagataggctccagcaccccccgcgaccccaaaaggtacaagcggtagaaaatgaatggatggaatttaACTCCACATTCGATAAAAAATAATTGatataacattaaaataaatcatgactgAAAAGGAGCATACAGTCATCTTTTACACAcagttttgaacagtaacactgtgtttgaaatgtttaatGAAGTGAGTCTTTGGCACACCACCGTTTGAGAATCACGGCTTTAAAGTATGACAGTAATTAATGTAATGTAATTAATGTAATgtatgagtggctggacaggacagataaaaatAAAGGAAGTctgattttactgttaaaaaaaaaaactgtccagaattttaaattttaaattaaaaaataaccgtattttttttttttttttttttttcatttaataccAGTAATGCGCTGTAAAAAATAACTAAACCAATCAATTTTCACTTCTGTCTGCTGCAGCTTCTCCGGACTTAAATGGGATGATGGTCACGTTGTCTTACAGAGGGGGAGGAGTCTCCTTCTACCCGCCTAATTACTCTATTCCCCCTGACAACACCAGAGCCTACCCCACCAGGGACTACCCCACCAGGGCCTACCCCACCAGGGACTACCCCACCAGGGCCTACCCCACCAGCGCCTACCCCACCAGCGCCTACCCTAGCTGGACCACAGAGTCACCTCCTCGAGGTAAGAGGAATCCATAAGTGGATCACACTTAATGTCCATAACtccatacaaacatttttttaatatcccACATATCTTCGGCTTTCTTCCGTTTCcatttcttataaaaaaaaacacaaaaaaaatcatatataaacttttctatatttttttaattttacttaatTCAACTCTACATTCGATACAAATAATtgatacaaaattaaaataaccCATGAATAAATCACGAATGTAAAGGAGCATACAGAAGTATACAGTCATCTTTTACACAcagttttgaacagtaacactgtgtttgtatTTTTAATGAAGTGAGTCTTTGCCGTGTTTGAGAATCATGACTTTAATGTATGAAAGTATTTAATGTAATTTATGAATGGCTGGACAGGGcggataaaaattaaaaatggttttggaattggattgcattgttatggtattgctgtgtattgttttgttggattgattaattaaaaaagaaaaattaataaaattaaaaagaaaaaaagaaaaaaaaaaaaagatttaaaaaaaaaatgagaattcgcgattcgaattccaattgattttttcccacaccccccaatatatatatatatatataatatttttaaaatttaattCCACATTTGATAAAATAATTGATACATCATTAAAATAAATCTTGACTGAAAAGGAGCATACAGAAGTATACAGTCATCTTTTACACAcagttttgaacagtaacactgtgtttgtatTTTTAATGAAGTGAGTCTTTGGCTGTTTGAGAATCATGACTTTAATGTATGAAAGTATTTAATGTAATTTAtgaatggctggacaggacagataaaaaaataaataataaaaatcaattttagatttattttttaaatgtattactaATCGGTACAAATAAAAATcgcgattcatttgaaaatcgattttttttttgacacccctagttaatgttatttattattatcagacTTAATGTCCATAACTCcatacaaaacaaacacaaatatcAACATATCTTCGGCTTTCTTCCATTTCcatttcttattaaaaaaaaaatacagtatatatatacaggtaaaagccagtaaattagaatattttgaaaaacttgatttatttcagtaattgcattcaaaaggtgtaacttgtacattatatttattcattgcacacagactgatgcattcaaatgtttatttcatttaattttgatgatttgaagtggcaacaaatgaaaatccaaaattccatgtgtcacaaaattagaatattacttaaggctaatacaaaaaagggatttttagaaatgttggccaactgaaaagtatgaaaatgaaaaatatgagcatgtacaatactcaatacttggttggagctccttttgcctcaattactgcgttaatgcggcgtggcatggagtcgatgagtttctggcactgctcaggtgttatgagagcccaggttgctctgatagtggccttcaactcttctgcgtttttgggtctggcattctgcatcttccttttcacaataccccacagattttctatggggctaaggtcaggggagttggcgggccaatttagaacagaaataccatggtccgtaaaccaggcacgggtagattttgcgctgtgtgcaggcgccaagtcctgttggaacttgaaatctccatctccatagagcaggtcagcagcaggaagcatgaagtgctctaaaacttgctggtagacggctgcgttgaccctggatctcaggaaacagagtggaccgacaccagcagatgacatggcaccccaaaccatcactgatggtggaaactttacactagacttcaggcaacgtggatcctgtgcctctcctgtcttcctccagactctgggacctcgatttccaaaggaaatgcaaaatttgcatggttgggtgatggtttggggtgccatgtcatctgctggtgtcggtccactctgtttcctgagatccagggtcaaggcagccgtctaccagcaagttttagagcacttcatgcttcctgctgctgacctgctctatggagatggagatttcaagttccaacaggacttggcgcctgcacacagcgcaaaatctacccgtgcctggtttatggaccatggtatttctgttctaaattggcccgccaactcccctgaccttagccccatagaaaatctgtggggtattgtgaaaaggaagatgcagaatgccagacccaaaaacgcagaagagttgaaggccactatcagagcaacctgggctctcataacacctgagcagtgccagaaactcatagactccatgccacgccgcattaacgcagtaattgaggcaaaaggagctccaaccaagtattgagtattgtacatgctcatatttttcattttcatactttacagttggccaacatttctaaaaatcccttttttgtattagccttaagtaatattctaattttgtgacacacggaattttggattttcatttgttgccacttcaaatcatcaaaattaaatgaaataaacatttgaatgcatcagtctgtgtgcaatgaataaatataatgtacaagttacaccttttgaatgcaattactgaaataaatcaagtttttcaaaatattctaatttactggcttttacctgtatatatatatatttttttatacatatatatatatatatatttttttgtttttgttttttttgttgttaaatttaatttaactCCACATTCGATAGAAATAATtgataaaacattaaaataaatcatgacttatgaaaaaatatatatatatgccgtatatatatatatacatatatatatatatatttatttttttttctccatttaatTTAACTCCACATTCGATAAAAATAATTgacacaacattaaaataaatcatgactgAAAAGGAGCATACAGAAGTATACAGTCATCTTTTACACAcagttttgaacagtaacactgtgtttgaatttttAATGAAGTGAGTCTTTGGCGTGTTTGAGAATCATGACTTTAATGTATGAAAGTGTTGCAGTTGAAACTAGAAGAGCTATTTGCTGCACAGGTGTGAGCGTGTGCGTGCGCTACCTGATGGGCGAGCAgagctcctcctcctccatcttcCAGCTGAGTCCGTCCAGCCAGGCGGTCATGAGGCTGACAACTGACAACCAGGGCTCCTACAGGCTGAACTGGGAAAAACTGACGTACCAGTCCGTCCGCCTGGATCCCAGGATCAAGATGTGGTCCAATGTCCAGCCGGATATCTGGACCAGGGTGTGCGTTACCGTGGATACGCTGCGGGGCGTGGCGCAGCTCTTTAGTGACAGCAACATGAGCGTCAGGGCGATAATACCGTCGAAGGtgagctctgatacatttctagaAAACtgcttttgttgaataaaattctacccaaacatttaataaagtcaaatacaaataaggcaacaagagaagtatcccacacttctctttgccaataaagtaaatctgtacagcagatatagatcaacaacaaaaaatacaagttaaaaatcgatttaaaaaaaaatcgaaatcgatttaaaaaaaaaatgtttaaatcgatatatcttttctaaagtaaatctgtacagcagatatacatcatcgacaaaaaaacaactaattattaaaatcgatttttaaaacattttttttaatcgatttttgatttt is a window encoding:
- the LOC133617613 gene encoding uncharacterized protein — protein: MEKKGSGCYVSMVMAALILVEASGGQVHALWTTASPDLNGMMVTLSYRGGGVSFYPPNYSIPPDNTRAYPTRDYPTRAYPTRDYPTRAYPTSAYPTSAYPSWTTESPPRGVSVCVRYLMGEQSSSSSIFQLSPSSQAVMRLTTDNQGSYRLNWEKLTYQSVRLDPRIKMWSNVQPDIWTRVCVTVDTLRGVAQLFSDSNMSVRAIIPSKFVWSGEPVVAMSGFDGQVTDLQVWDYPLTYYTILTYMNRWLSGSVLTWSNIGYSLTGSTILELTYERRQKKSASKKSRGRRPQKPRESGKNSVPKILTRAH